The Arachis hypogaea cultivar Tifrunner chromosome 19, arahy.Tifrunner.gnm2.J5K5, whole genome shotgun sequence genome has a window encoding:
- the LOC112779688 gene encoding dihydroorotate dehydrogenase (quinone), mitochondrial — MAAWSSRKLLKEVLLRRVCSNPPLPRFRCFSTSAPESAPKISHHSKKGRLLTGATIGIVIAGGAYVSTVDEATFCGWLFSATKLVNPFFALLDAEFAHTLAVSAAARGWVPREKRVDPPIIGLEVWGRKFSNPVGLAAGFDKNAEAVDGLLGMGFGFVEVGSVTPVPQDGNPKPRIFRLRQEGAIINRCGFNSQGIVAVAKRLGAQHGKRKLDETSSSSRTSNNDVKHGGKAGPGILGVNLGKNKTSEDAAADYVQGVHTLSQYADYLVINVSSPNTPGLRMLQGRKQLKDLVKKIQAARDEMQWGDEGPPPLLVKIAPDLSKDDLEDIAAVAVALNLDGLIISNTTISRPDTVSSNPLASEAGGLSGKPLFDLSTNILKQMYILTRGKIPLIGCGGISSGEDAYKKIRSGATLVQLYTAFAYGGPALIPQMKAELAECLERDGFKSILEAVGADCR, encoded by the exons ATGGCAGCATGGTCTTCTAGAAAGTTACTGAAAGAGGTTTTGCTCAGAAGGGTTTGTTCGAATCCTCCACTTCCTCGTTTCAGATGCTTCTCTACTTCCGCACCAGAAAGTGCTCCTAAGATCAGTCACCATTCCAAGAAA GGAAGGTTGTTGACAGGTGCCACCATAGGCATAGTTATAGCTGGTGGAGCTTATGTGAGTACTGTGGATGAAGCTACTTTCTG TGGATGGTTATTCTCAGCAACAAAACTTGTGAATCCTTTTTTTGCTTTGTTGGACGCGGAGTTTGCACACACACTAGCTGTTTCAGCTGCAGCTCGTGGTTGGGTTCCAAGAGAGAAGAGGGTTGACCCCCCAATCATAGGGCTAGAGGTTTGGGGAAGGAAGTTCTCCAACCCTGTAGGGCTTGCTGCAGGTTTTGATAAAAATGCTGAGGCTGTGGATGGATTACTTGGTATGGGCTTTGGCTTTGTGGAGGTTGGCTCCGTTACTCCTGTCCCACAGGATGGTAATCCGAAGCCTCGAATTTTTAGGTTGCGACAAGAAGG TGCTATTATAAATAGATGTGGCTTTAATAGTCAAGGAATTGTTGCTGTTGCAAAGCGCCTGGGTGCTCAGCATGGTAAGAGGAAGTTAGATGAAACTTCATCTAGTTCACGTACATCCAATAATGATGTCAAACATGGTGGGAAAGCTGGCCCTGGTATTCTTGGTGTCAATCTTGGAAAGAACAAGACAAGTGAAGATGCTGCAGCAGACTATGTTCAAGGGGTTCATACACTGTCTCAGTATGCTGATTACTTG GTGATTAATGTTTCGTCACCCAATACTCCTGGCTTGCGCATGCTTCAAGGAAGAAAGCAATTGAAGGATCTTGTGAAGAAG ATTCAAGCTGCTCGTGATGAAATGCAATGGGGTGATGAGGGTCCACCTCCGTTGCTGGTAAAAATTGCTCCAGATTTGTCAAAAGACGACCTTGAAGACATTGCTGCA GTTGCTGTGGCCCTTAACTTGGATGGACTG ATTATATCAAATACAACCATTTCCAGACCAGATACTGTCAGTAGCAATCCATTAGCTTCAGAAGCTGGTGGGTTGAGTGGGAAGCCTCTTTTTGATCTCTCTACCAATATCTTGAAGCAGATGTATATCTTAACACGG GGCAAGATTCCTTTGATTGGCTGTGGGGGCATTAGCAG TGGTGAGGATGCATACAAGAAAATAAGATCTGGAGCAACTCTTGTTCAGCTATATACTGCTTTTGCTTATGGGGGACCTGCACTTATTCCACAAATGAAG GCTGAGTTAGCTGAATGCTTGGAAAGAGATGGTTTCAAGTCCATTCTTGAAGCAGTTGGTGCAGACTGCAGGTGA
- the LOC112779687 gene encoding anthranilate synthase alpha subunit 2, chloroplastic: MEALAISTVLARPTPSSNGSFFSGFRSRSQLRLRRGTLRCAAQSLPLVDNAAKFIEASKLGNVIPLYRCIFSDHLTPVLAYRCLVKEDERDAPSFLFESVEPGLSVSNIGRYSVVGAQPCMEIVAKENMVTIMDHGEGCRTEEIVEDPMVIPRRIMEKWKPQLIDELPEAFCGGWVGYFSYDTMRYVEKKKLPFSSAPMDDRGLPDVHLGLYDNVIVFDHVEKKAYVIHWVRLDRYSSAEEALNGGMERLETLVSRVHDIITPRLPAGSIKLHTRLFGPKLEMSNMTSEEYKQAVLQAKEHILAGDIFQIVLSQRFERRTFADPFEVYRALRIVNPSPYMTYLQARGSILVASSPEILTRVKKKKITNRPLAGTVRRGKTPKEDMMLEKELLNDEKQCAEHVMLVDLGRNDVGKVSKPGSVQAEKLMNIERYSHVMHISSTVTGELLDDLTCWDALRAALPVGTVSGAPKVKAMELIDQLEVRRRGPYSGGFGGISFAGDMDIALALRTIVFPTNTRFDTMYSYKDVNKRREWIAHLQAGAGIVADSDPADEQRECENKAAALARAIDLAESSFVDKE; this comes from the exons ATGGAAGCTCTAGCTATTTCAACCGTCTTAGCTCGTCCTACTCCCTCTTCCAATGGAAGCTTCTTCTCCGGTTTCAGATCTAGGTCTCAGCTGCGCCTCCGCCGTGGGACGCTCAGATGCGCTGCTCAATCTCTTCCTCTAG TGGACAATGCAGCGAAATTCATAGAGGCTTCGAAGTTGGGGAACGTGATACCACTTTACCGATGCATATTTTCTGATCATCTGACGCCGGTTCTTGCGTACCGGTGCTTGGTGAAGGAAGACGAGAGGGATGCTCCAAGCTTTCTCTTTGAGTCTGTGGAGCCTGGCCTCAGTGTTTCAAACATT GGGAGGTACAGTGTGGTGGGAGCTCAGCCATGTATGGAGATTGTGGCCAAAGAGAACATGGTTACAATCATGGACCACGGGGAAGGATGCCGGACCGAGGAGATCGTCGAGGACCCTATGGTCATTCCTCGCAGAATCATGGAGAAGTGGAAACCCCAACTCATCGATGAACTTCCAGAAGCATTTTGTG GTGGTTGGGTGGGTTATTTCTCTTATGATACAATGCGCTATGTAGAAAAGAAGAAACTACCCTTTTCTTCTGCCCCAATGGATGACAGAGGCCTCCCTGATGTTCATCTGGGCCTTTATGATAATGTTATTGTGTTTGATCATGTTGAGAAG AAAGCATACGTGATTCATTGGGTTCGGTTGGACCGATATTCTTCTGCTGAGGAAGCCCTCAATGGTGGAATGGAGCGACTGGAAACTCTAGTATCTAGGGTGCATGACATAATTAC CCCAAGGCTGCCTGCAGGTTCAATAAAGCTACACACTCGTCTCTTTGGTCCCAAACTGGAGATGTCAAACATGACAAGCGAGGAATACAAGCAAGCAGTTTTGCAGGCTAAAGAGCACATATTGGCTGGTGATATTTTTCAAATTGTACTGAGTCAACGATTTGAACGGCGAACTTTTGCCGACCCATTTGAAGTCTACAGAGCACTGAGGATTGTTAATCCTAGTCCATATATGACTTATTTACAG GCCAGAGGAAGTATTTTGGTAGCTTCAAGTCCAGAAATTCTTACACGAGTAAAGAAG AAAAAAATTACCAATCGTCCCCTTGCCGGGACTGTTAGAAGGGGGAAAACACCAAAAGAAGATATGATGTTGGAGAAGGAACTTCTGAATGATGAAAAGCAATGTGCAGAGCACGTAATGCTAGTTGATTTGGGGAGAAATGATGTTGGAAAG GTCTCAAAACCTGGTTCAGTTCAAGCTGAAAAGCTCATGAATATTGAGCGTTATTCCCATGTCATGCACATTAGCTCAACG GTTACTGGGGAGTTACTAGATGATTTAACATGCTGGGATGCATTGCGTGCCGCTTTACCTGTTGGTACAGTTAGCGGAGCACCAAAG GTGAAAGCCATGGAGTTGATTGATCAGTTGGAAGTAAGAAGACGAGGGCCATATAGCGGGGGGTTTGGAGGCATATCTTTTGCCGGTGATATGGATATTGCCCTTGCTCTGAGGACCATAGTTTTCCCTACCAACACCCGTTTTGACACAATGTACTCGTACAAGGATGTCAACAAACGCAGAGAATGGATTGCCCATCTTCAGGCAGGAGCAGGAATTGTGGCCGACAGCGATCCGGCGGATGAGCAAAGGGAGTGCGAGAACAAAGCTGCTGCCCTTGCCCGTGCCATTGATCTTGCAGAATCTTCTTTTGTAGACAAGGAATAG
- the LOC112777259 gene encoding prefoldin subunit 5 → MASSKGGGGGGGGIPLERMSVEQLRALKEQADLEVNLLQDSLTNIRTATTRLEIASSALNDLSLRPHASKMLVPLTASLYVPGTLDDSQKVLVDVGTGYFIEKTMAEGKDYCERKINLLKSNFDQLVEVASKKKNVADEMAVILQAKMKQLASTSS, encoded by the exons ATGGCGTCGTCGAAGGGAGGCGGAGGCGGAGGAGGAGGGATTCCACTGGAGAGGATGAGTGTTGAGCAGCTGAGGGCGTTGAAGGAACAGGCGGATCTCGAAGTTAACCTCCTTCAGGACTCCCTCACCAACATCCGCACCGCCACCACTCGCCTCGAGATCGCTTCCTCCGCCCTCAACGACCTCTCCCTCCGCCCTCACGCCTCCAAGATGCTCGTCCCCCTCACCGCCTCCCTTTACGTTCCCGGAACCCTCGACGATTCTCAGAAAGTCCTCGTCGACGTCGGCACCGGTTACTTCATCGAG AAAACGATGGCTGAAGGAAAAGATTACTGTGAGCGCAAAATCAACCTACTGAAGTCAAACTTCGATCAACTTGTTGAG GTTGCatccaaaaagaaaaatgttGCAGATGAAATGGCGGTTATTTTACAGGCAAAGATGAAGCAATTAGCATCTACATCATCCTAA